A portion of the Salminus brasiliensis chromosome 11, fSalBra1.hap2, whole genome shotgun sequence genome contains these proteins:
- the gmnc gene encoding geminin coiled-coil domain-containing protein 1: MSAILSCQDANFAGGARYSCAYSASPPPRATVDVSKATLAPFWDAGALDNAGCQHEPPRRDALLPSAHAALHDSMWPEQLSPHLQRNKQLQDTLMQKEEELARLQEENNKLKEFLNSSYVKSLEEKSKRLLSDQRSSDTRQRKRTLNEEGDFLNLSRLLQGSEGKRVCRNLSLEFCSAEELATTPPLDSWILETLGLQDEDTIDPDSSFSSPTTDYTPSFNSPVPSTDHFSPAARDSTVCSPDANNHCEYGSVIDSSSSFNHSMDTSTEYSTLDPSPLYTVTSTGSMVSSLPAIVPTGLFTPPRAASTPQRLHSTSSGPLYNSHSSPSPAGGESVQFSTPRATRSRTDLAFSMSLSPQSSVKTHTFPQGQAFTRRDSQGGWNFTWVPKQCS, from the exons ATG AGCGCCATCCTCTCGTGCCAGGACGCGAACTTCGCAGGGGGCGCGCGCTACTCCTGCGCTTACTCCGCCTCGCCGCCGCCTCGCGCCACTGTTGACGTTTCCAAGGCGACGCTCGCACCCTTCTGGGACGCCGGTGCCCTGGACAACGCGGGTTGCCAGCACGAGCCGCCACGGCGGG ATGCACTGCTCCCTTCTGCACATGCTGCTCTGCATGACTCCATGTGGCCGGAGCAACTGTCTCCTCACCTCCAGAGGAACAAACAG CTCCAGGACACGCTGATGCAGAAGGAGGAGGAACTGGCAAGACTACAGGAAGAGAATAACAAACTCAAAGAGTTTTTGAACTCGTCGTATGTGAAATCTCTCGAAGAAAAGTCAAAG AGACTTCTTTCTGACCAGAGAAGCTCAGACACAAGGCAAAGGAAGAGGACTCTAAACGAGGAGGGCGATTTTCTTAACCTGAGTCGTTTGCTGCAGGGCAGCGAGGGCAAGCGGGTATGCCGAAACCTATCTCTGGAGTTCTGCTCGGCTGAAGAGCTGGCCACCACCCCCCCACTGGACTCCTGGATCTTGGAGACCCTGGGACTACAGGACGAGGACACCATTGACCCAGACAGCAGCTTTAGTAGCCCTACGACTGACTACACGCCTTCATTCAACTCCCCAGTGCCCAGCACTGACCACTTCAGCCCGGCAGCAAGGGACAGCACTGTCTGCAGTCCCGATGCTAACAACCACTGCGAATATGGCAGTGTCATTGACTCTTCCAGCAGCTTCAACCACAGCATGGACACCAGCACAGAGTATTCAACCCTTGACCCTTCGCCTCTGTACACGGTCACATCTACAGGGTCCATGGTCAGCTCTCTGCCAGCTATCGTTCCTACTGGACTCTTCACTCCTCCTCGGGCAGCTTCAACCCCTCAGCGCTTGCACAGTACAAGCTCAGGCCCGCTCTATAACAGTCACAGTTCCCCCAGTCCAGCAGGGGGTGAAAGTGTGCAGTTCTCCACACCTCGTGCAACACGCAGCAGAACAGACTTAGCATTTAGCATGTCTTTAAGTCCACAGAGCAGTGTAAAGACACACACTTTCCCACAAGGACAGGCTTTCACCCGAAGAGATTCACAAGGTGGATGGAACTTTACCTGGGTGCCTAAGCAGTGTTCGTAA